From the Prunus dulcis chromosome 4, ALMONDv2, whole genome shotgun sequence genome, one window contains:
- the LOC117623959 gene encoding uncharacterized protein LOC117623959, protein MSSPSSSAFFVICLLHSAIAITCGALMMFYMMEVYTFGHGIETAKKLLGSTPHDQLLIRTSDSFSGLLLFAIGFLLLMVSFVKDREFQSFFAKGCTVLHVFMALWRCYFERRVEDLAWDWLRQTVGDVVLAASWVFFLVFSWREKYD, encoded by the coding sequence ATGTCATCGCCCTCGTCGTCAGCTTTCTTCGTCATCTGCCTCCTCCACTCTGCAATCGCCATAACCTGTGGGGCCCTTATGATGTTCTACATGATGGAAGTCTACACCTTCGGGCACGGGATCGAGACTGCGAAGAAGCTGCTGGGGTCCACGCCCCACGACCAGCTCTTGATTCGGACCTCTGATTCCTTCTCCGGGTTGCTCCTGTTCGCGATCGGGTTCTTGCTGCTCATGGTGTCGTTCGTGAAGGATCGCGAGTTCCAGAGCTTCTTCGCCAAAGGGTGCACGGTGCTGCATGTTTTCATGGCGCTGTGGCGGTGCTACTTCGAGCGGAGGGTGGAGGACCTCGCTTGGGATTGGCTGAGGCAGACAGTCGGCGATGTAGTGTTGGCAGCCTCTTGGGTTTTCTTCCTTGTTTTCTCATGGAGAGAAAAGTACGACTAA
- the LOC117623958 gene encoding linoleate 13S-lipoxygenase 3-1, chloroplastic-like, producing MTTTMISSFNSKALNCVLWNTPKFSSPPPNLFSSTKRRRLQQIRKKKKAHDQATVSTLISSTAVDQTTTLPVELTALVTVRKSLKLSIQDMMLHWFGNHDHFSHHKEKEKCLVLQLVSTETEAESMKPKLSNEAILDWSKDLNLNLILGAGKTSYEVKFEVDPKFGMPGAITVSNKYEKELYLDSINVEGVVHIACNSWIQPDKDSSEKRIFFSTKAYLPDETPAGLKELREMELRQLRGDGTGLRLPSDRTYDYDTYNDIGNPDAGIEYIRSTLGGNYTHPHPRRCRTGRPPTSTDDNMESPENEYKRIYVPRDEEFEEAKQGALDVGKLKGILRHIIPTLTIIASRDSNVFKGYADTNCLYSTNKSLPKILNKVQEFLKFDPPKLISGLKSCCLPDEEFGRQAIAGVNPMSIQRLTVFPPVSKLDPSIYGPQESALKEEHIIGHLNGMSIQQALEENKLFILDYHDIFLPYLDQINALDDRRAYGTRTILFLTSLGTLKPISIELSFPPTNSDSPSKQVLTPPVDATTNWLWQIGKAHVSSNDACAHQLIHHWLRTHACMEPLIIAAHRQLSVMHPIYKLLNPHMRYTLKMNALARQFLINAGGVIESNFTAGKYCMEMSCAAYRDWWRFDLEGLPADLLRRGMAVPDSTQVHGIRLVIEDYPYATDGLLIWSAIETLVRTYVNYYYPDASAVNFDTELQAWYNESINLGHADLRHASWWPKLSTPDDLTSILATIIWVTSAQHAALNNGQYPYGGYVPTRSPHMRRLLPEEHDPEYTTFMQDPQKYFLSSFPSLLEATKYMAAIDIISAHSPDEEYIGDRKDLSTWSADTLIIEAFYRFSMEMRRIEKEIEQRNTDSNLRNRCGAGVSPYELLMPSSEPGVTCRGVPNSISI from the exons ATGACAACTACCATGATTAGCTCATTTAATTCAAAGGCACTGAATTGTGTTCTTTGGAACACGCcaaagttttcttctcctcctcccaatttgttttcttcaacaaaGAGAAGGAGATTGCAACAAattaggaagaagaagaaggctcATGATCAGGCCACGGTAAGTACATTAATATCCTCTACTGCCGTTGATCAGACGACGACGCTGCCCGTCGAACTCACTGCGCTGGTGACTGTAAGGAAAAGTCTGAAGCTAAGCATCCAAGACATGATGCTTCATTGGTTTGGCAATCATGATCATTTCTCCCACCacaaggaaaaggaaaagtgtCTTGTTTTACAGCTTGTTAGTACTGAAACTGAAGCAG AGTCCATGAAGCCAAAGCTGAGTAATGAAGCTATATTGGATTGGTCCAAGGATCTAAACCTAAACCTAATCCTGGGTGCTGGGAAAACCAGTTACGAAGTTAAATTTGAGGTGGATCCTAAATTTGGGATGCCAGGAGCCATCACAGTGAGTAACAAGTACGAGAAGGAGTTGTATTTGGATAGCATCAACGTTGAAGGCGTCGTGCATATTGCCTGCAACTCTTGGATTCAACCAGACAAAGATTCCTCGGAAAAAAGAATCTTCTTCTCGACTAAG GCATACTTACCCGATGAGACACCAGCAGGGCTGAAAGAGCTGAGAGAAATGGAGCTAAGGCAGCTAAGGGGTGATGGGACGGGACTTAGATTACCATCCGACAGAACATACGACTATGACACTTACAATGACATTGGAAATCCAGATGCGGGGATTGAATACATACGATCTACCCTTGGGGGCAATTATACACACCCACACCCTAGACGTTGTCGAACTGGTCGACCACCAACCAGCACAG ATGATAATATGGAGTCACCGGAAAATGAATACAAGAGAATTTACGTGCCAAGAGATGAAGAGTTTGAGGAGGCGAAGCAAGGAGCTCTTGACGTTGGAAAGTTGAAGGGGATTCTCCGGCATATAATTCCTACCCTTACAATTATTGCTAGTAGGGACAGCAATGTTTTCAAGGGGTATGCAGATACCAACTGTCTCTATAGTACTAACAAGTCTTTACCCAAGATTTTGAACAAAGTCCAGGAATTCCTCAAATTTGACCCTCCAAAGTTAATCTCTG GGCTTAAATCTTGTTGTTTGCCAGATGAAGAATTTGGGCGTCAAGCAATTGCCGGCGTAAACCCTATGAGCATACAAAGGCTCACGGTTTTCCCACCTGTTAGCAAATTGGATCCCTCCATTTATGGTCCACAAGAGTCGGCACTCAAGGAGGAGCATATAATAGGCCATCTCAATGGCATGTCAATACAGCAG GCATTAGAAGAAAACAAGCTGTTCATACTAGACTATCATGACATTTTCCTTCCATATCTGGACCAAATAAATGCTTTGGATGATCGAAGAGCTTACGGAACCCGTACAATTTTGTTCTTGACCTCATTGGGAACCTTGAAGCCCATTTCTATTGAACTCAGCTTCCCTCCAACCAATTCGGATTCACCATCAAAGCAGGTTCTCACTCCTCCAGTTGATGCTACAACAAATTGGCTTTGGCAGATTGGCAAAGCCCACGTCTCGTCCAACGATGCCTGTGCTCATCAACTGATTCATCATTG GTTACGCACCCATGCCTGCATGGAACCACTTATAATAGCAGCCCACCGGCAGCTGAGTGTGATGCACCCTATCTACAAGCTTCTCAATCCTCACATGCGCTACACCTTGAAGATGAATGCATTGGCCCGCCAATTTCTCATCAATGCTGGAGGCGTAATCGAGTCGAATTTCACTGCTGGTAAATATTGCATGGAGATGAGTTGTGCTGCTTATCGAGATTGGTGGCGCTTTGACCTTGAGGGCCTTCCTGCAGATCTCCTTAGAAG AGGCATGGCAGTACCAGACTCTACTCAAGTCCATGGGATAAGACTGGTAATTGAAGACTACCCTTATGCAACAGATGGACTCCTCATATGGTCAGCAATTGAGACATTGGTCCGAACGTATGTCAATTACTACTATCCTGATGCAAGTGCGGTTAATTTTGATACTGAACTGCAGGCCTGGTACAATGAGTCAATCAATTTAGGCCATGCTGATCTTCGCCATGCTAGCTGGTGGCCTAAACTCTCTACTCCAGATGATCTTACATCCATTCTCGCCACCATCATTTGGGTCACATCGGCACAGCATGCTGCCTTGAACAATGGGCAGTATCCATATGGCGGGTATGTCCCGACCCGCTCACCACACATGCGGAGACTACTACCAGAGGAGCATGACCCAGAGTATACTACTTTCATGCAGGATCCACAGAAATACTTCCTATCATCATTCCCCAGTTTACTCGAAGCAACAAAGTACATGGCTGCAATAGACATCATTTCAGCGCACTCACCGGATGAGGAGTATATTGGGGACAGAAAGGACTTGTCAACCTGGTCAGCTGACACTCTGATTATTGAGGCGTTCTACAGATTTTCTATGGAGATGAGGAGGATAGAAAAAGAGATTGAACAAAGAAATACTGATTCAAACCTTAGGAACAGATGTGGGGCTGGGGTTTCCCCATACGAGTTGCTCATGCCAAGCTCAGAACCTGGGGTTACATGTAGAGGAGTGCCCAATAGTATATCAATCTGA